A stretch of Telopea speciosissima isolate NSW1024214 ecotype Mountain lineage chromosome 11, Tspe_v1, whole genome shotgun sequence DNA encodes these proteins:
- the LOC122645520 gene encoding protein Brevis radix-like 1 isoform X1, producing the protein MLTCISCSKQLDDSDEDTRGTPSNKDAVKGLTSQIKDMALKISGSHKQSKPSTASSSYRRTQRSYPDFDNVSEGINYPYMHNDSSSSTPAWDFPSVNRDNSGMGWDARFKGISGGDRTPRGHESVLGRSGDVILLEDEEPKEWMAQVEPGVHITFVSLPQGGNDLKRIRFSREMFNKWQAQRWWGENYDRIMELYNVQRFNRQALNTPPRSEDEQRDSSYSRIGSARESPVTPSLSKERIPKNYYKPSGSKGGYFPPDPLEQGSQHGHPQHYNAAGSSVYIPGFKGETSSVDASRTTTSSRDEASASISNVSDQETEWVEQDEPGVYITIRQLPDGTRELRRVRFSRERFGEVHAKLWWEENRERIQAQYL; encoded by the exons ATGTTAACGTGCATATCTTGTTCAAAGCAATTGGACGATTCAGATGAAGATACGCGTGGGACTCCAAGTAACAAAGATGCCGTCAAAGGCCTTACGTCTCAG ATTAAGGACATGGCATTGAAAATCTCGGGGTCCCATAAGCAATCCAAGCCTTCCACAGCATCAAGCAGCTACCGAAGAACGCAGCGGTCTTACCCGGACTTCGATAATGTATCGGAAGGAATCAATTACCCGTACATGCATAACGACAGCTCGAGTTCGACACCGGCATGGGATTTCCCTAGTGTTAATAGGGACAATTCTGGAATGGGATGGGATGCAAGATTTAAGGGGATATCTGGTGGTGACCGAACACCAAGAGGACATGAATCTGTATTGGGCCGGTCGGGTGATGTGATCCTCCTTGAAGATGAGGAACCCAAGGAGTGGATGGCTCAAGTtgaacctggagttcacatcACCTTTGTCTCACTTCCTCAGGGTGGTAATGATCTCAAGCGAATTCGTTTCAG CCGAGAGATGTTCAATAAATGGCAAGCTCAACGATGGTGGGGAGAGAATTATGACCGAATCATGGAGCTCTACAATGTACAGAGATTTAATCGGCAAGCTCTTAATACTCCACCAAGGTCTGAGGATGAG CAGAGAGATTCTTCATACTCAAGAATTGGATCAGCAAGGGAAAGCCCAGTCACTCCATCATTGAGTAAAGAGAGGATACCAAAGAACTACTACAAGCCTTCAGGCAGTAAAGGAGGTTACTTTCCTCCAGATCCTCTGGAACAAGGAAGCCAACATGGACATCCACAACACTATAATGCTGCTGGATCGAGTGTTTATATTCCAGGGTTCAAGGGAGAAACATCTTCAGTTGATGCATCAAGGACAACAACCTCATCCAGAGACGAAGCCTCGGCTTCTATTAGTAATGTCAGTGATCAGGAGACAGAATGGGTTGAACAAGATGAACCTGGGGTGTACATTACCATCCGACAACTGCCGGACGGCACTAGAGAGCTCCGGCGTGTTAGATTCAG CCGCGAAAGATTCGGAGAGGTTCATGCAAAGCTGTGGTGGGAAGAGAATAGGGAAAGAATACAAGCGCAATACCTCTAA
- the LOC122645520 gene encoding protein Brevis radix-like 1 isoform X2, which produces MLTCISCSKQLDDSDEDTRGTPSNKDAVKGLTSQIKDMALKISGSHKQSKPSTASSSYRRTQRSYPDFDNVSEGINYPYMHNDSSSSTPAWDFPSVNRDNSGMGWDARFKGISGGDRTPRGHESVLGRSGDVILLEDEEPKEWMAQVEPGVHITFVSLPQGGNDLKRIRFSREMFNKWQAQRWWGENYDRIMELYNVQRFNRQALNTPPRSEDERDSSYSRIGSARESPVTPSLSKERIPKNYYKPSGSKGGYFPPDPLEQGSQHGHPQHYNAAGSSVYIPGFKGETSSVDASRTTTSSRDEASASISNVSDQETEWVEQDEPGVYITIRQLPDGTRELRRVRFSRERFGEVHAKLWWEENRERIQAQYL; this is translated from the exons ATGTTAACGTGCATATCTTGTTCAAAGCAATTGGACGATTCAGATGAAGATACGCGTGGGACTCCAAGTAACAAAGATGCCGTCAAAGGCCTTACGTCTCAG ATTAAGGACATGGCATTGAAAATCTCGGGGTCCCATAAGCAATCCAAGCCTTCCACAGCATCAAGCAGCTACCGAAGAACGCAGCGGTCTTACCCGGACTTCGATAATGTATCGGAAGGAATCAATTACCCGTACATGCATAACGACAGCTCGAGTTCGACACCGGCATGGGATTTCCCTAGTGTTAATAGGGACAATTCTGGAATGGGATGGGATGCAAGATTTAAGGGGATATCTGGTGGTGACCGAACACCAAGAGGACATGAATCTGTATTGGGCCGGTCGGGTGATGTGATCCTCCTTGAAGATGAGGAACCCAAGGAGTGGATGGCTCAAGTtgaacctggagttcacatcACCTTTGTCTCACTTCCTCAGGGTGGTAATGATCTCAAGCGAATTCGTTTCAG CCGAGAGATGTTCAATAAATGGCAAGCTCAACGATGGTGGGGAGAGAATTATGACCGAATCATGGAGCTCTACAATGTACAGAGATTTAATCGGCAAGCTCTTAATACTCCACCAAGGTCTGAGGATGAG AGAGATTCTTCATACTCAAGAATTGGATCAGCAAGGGAAAGCCCAGTCACTCCATCATTGAGTAAAGAGAGGATACCAAAGAACTACTACAAGCCTTCAGGCAGTAAAGGAGGTTACTTTCCTCCAGATCCTCTGGAACAAGGAAGCCAACATGGACATCCACAACACTATAATGCTGCTGGATCGAGTGTTTATATTCCAGGGTTCAAGGGAGAAACATCTTCAGTTGATGCATCAAGGACAACAACCTCATCCAGAGACGAAGCCTCGGCTTCTATTAGTAATGTCAGTGATCAGGAGACAGAATGGGTTGAACAAGATGAACCTGGGGTGTACATTACCATCCGACAACTGCCGGACGGCACTAGAGAGCTCCGGCGTGTTAGATTCAG CCGCGAAAGATTCGGAGAGGTTCATGCAAAGCTGTGGTGGGAAGAGAATAGGGAAAGAATACAAGCGCAATACCTCTAA